The Breoghania sp. genome has a segment encoding these proteins:
- a CDS encoding aromatic ring-hydroxylating dioxygenase subunit alpha, whose product MIVMTDAHAIMDMLRRRMPGYSLDAPLYKSQAVHDLDMDLIFYRHWIFVGVTPDVPEPGDVMTVEVGASSVLVIRGEDGEIRAFHNVCRHRGARLLSGPKGTVGNIVCRYHGWTYGETGELLFAEHMGPDFDRSCHGLKPVHLRTLAGLIFICLADEAPDDFDRMAQDISPYIAPHDLANSKVAHSWDLIEYGNWKLTMENNRECYHCAGNHPELTVPLQEYGFGFAPDELDDYRKADVAKYQAELDVAYARWAKMGLPSQELENLAAVTGYRTQRLVLMGAGESHTLDTRRACKKLLGSFTDGRLGGLSFWTHPNSWHHFMADHAVTFMCMPLGPDRTLVRTKWLVHKDAVEGVDYDLENLTRVWTMTNQQDADLVALAHSGIAQPAYEAGPYSQFTESFVESFCQWYAGRIAAGLGQSLTRVDETVAAE is encoded by the coding sequence ATGATCGTCATGACGGACGCACACGCGATCATGGACATGTTGCGTCGGCGCATGCCCGGCTACAGTCTCGATGCGCCGCTCTATAAGAGCCAGGCGGTGCATGATCTCGACATGGACCTGATTTTCTACCGTCACTGGATCTTCGTGGGCGTGACGCCCGATGTGCCGGAACCGGGCGACGTGATGACCGTGGAGGTGGGGGCGAGTTCGGTTCTCGTCATTCGCGGCGAGGACGGTGAAATCCGCGCCTTCCACAATGTCTGCCGTCACCGCGGCGCGCGGCTTCTGAGTGGACCGAAGGGCACGGTTGGCAACATCGTGTGCCGCTATCACGGCTGGACCTATGGCGAGACGGGCGAGTTGCTTTTCGCCGAGCATATGGGGCCGGATTTCGACCGCTCCTGCCACGGGCTGAAGCCGGTTCACCTGCGCACGCTGGCGGGGCTGATCTTCATCTGTCTGGCCGATGAGGCTCCTGATGATTTCGACCGCATGGCGCAAGACATTTCGCCCTATATCGCGCCGCATGATCTTGCCAATTCGAAGGTTGCCCACTCCTGGGACCTGATTGAATACGGCAACTGGAAGCTGACGATGGAGAACAACCGCGAGTGCTATCACTGCGCGGGCAACCATCCGGAGCTGACGGTGCCTTTGCAGGAATACGGCTTCGGCTTCGCCCCCGATGAACTCGACGATTATCGCAAGGCGGATGTCGCCAAATATCAGGCCGAGCTTGATGTTGCCTATGCGCGCTGGGCGAAGATGGGGCTGCCCTCGCAGGAGCTTGAGAACCTTGCCGCAGTGACGGGCTATCGCACGCAGCGGCTTGTGCTGATGGGGGCGGGCGAATCCCACACACTCGATACGCGCCGCGCCTGCAAGAAGTTGCTCGGCTCCTTCACAGATGGGCGGCTCGGCGGGCTTTCCTTCTGGACGCACCCCAATTCCTGGCACCACTTCATGGCCGACCATGCGGTCACCTTCATGTGCATGCCGCTCGGTCCGGACCGTACATTGGTGCGCACGAAGTGGCTCGTTCACAAGGATGCGGTGGAAGGGGTCGATTACGATCTGGAAAACCTCACCCGCGTGTGGACCATGACCAACCAGCAGGATGCGGATCTGGTGGCGTTGGCCCATAGCGGCATCGCGCAGCCTGCCTATGAAGCTGGGCCCTATTCGCAATTCACCGAAAGTTTCGTGGAGAGCTTCTGCCAGTGGTACGCCGGGCGCATCGCTGCAGGGCTTGGACAATCGCTGACCCGCGTCGATGAGACGGTGGCGGCAGAGTGA